The sequence AATTCTTCGAGAAAGCTTTCTCTCGATTTAGAATGCTCCGTTCTTCTGAGTATTTCGAGCGCAATACGCTGAGCCGATATGTGTCCGAAATGGAGATGAATCGATAAATTCGAAAGTGCATTTTCGTTCGGATCGTTCTTTTTGTCCGAATAAAATTCCAGTTTGCTTTCGATGAAGCTATCGAGAATTTCAAAAGCCGCCTCTTCGCCGGGCAAAATCCAGTCGATTTCTTGCACGCTCGCATCGGTTTTAATTTTTAAGTTTTCCCAGTCGTTTTTAATGTTTGTAAATTCATTGACGGGCATTTTTTTCAACGGCGGAAAATCGTCCATAAACTCGGGGAGAAGTTTCTGAATTTTGGGTCTGAATGTATATGCGGCAAATTCCTGCTTCCCTGAAGCCAGAAAACAAGGAACGATATTATGCGCGTCGACGTCGTAAAACGGAATTTTGATTTTTGAATGAACTTCCTTTTTCCACTTCCTGGTAATTCTAAGAGGATTGAAATCCGTGATTAATTCCGAACAGCCCGATTCCTTTACAAACGCCGGAATTGTAACTGCGGGATTGCCTGAAAGAAGTTTGAAACCGATATTCAATTTCGACAATTTTTTTTCGACCTGTTTCAATCCGTTTATCATGAAAGAATATTGACGCAGCGAGGCGCCCAAGAATTCCGGAACGAGATTGAAAATTACAATCAGGGGCAATTGTCTCTCCTTTGCTCTGTGATAAGCAAACAGGAGCGCCCAGTTGTCGTATACTCGCTGGTCTCTTTGCATCCAGTAGATGACAGCGCCGTTTTTGAGCTCGGCGTCTTTCAGTTTCCGCACTCTTTTGGGAAGAACCATATCCGTCCGTATCAGATTAGATATCAAAAATAAAAAAGAATTTAAGATACAGAAAATCATACCTGCTTGTATAATTTAAGGAAATTTATTAATTTATACTCAGTCTAAATAAATATTATATATGAAACCGATTCTGATATTAATTGCAAACAAATTTTTTCTGACAAATTACGCTATAAGCTGTATTCTGCAGGATTTGGAAGGCATGAAAGTGACGGGAGCGCAGGAAGAAAAATTAAAGGACGAAATACGTTCCCAAAAGCCCGATATGATTATTGTGGAAACGGATATGTTAAAACAGGACAGCGTGCGGTTGATGAAAGAGATCAAGGAGGAATTTCCGCGTCTGAAAATCATGGCGTTAGTCGACTCGGAAGACCTGTTCAATCTGAAGCGTCTGCTCGACCTTGGGCTGACGGCTATCTGTCCAAGTCCGTCACTAAAGAAGAATTGCAAAGAGCGGCATTAAAAGTATACAACGACCAAAAGTACTACAGCCAGGATATTAGCCGAAAAATATTTGATCCCGAATTTAATAGGACGCTTTCGGAAAAGCTGAGTGAACGCGAGTACGAAATATTGCGCCACATAGCGGAAGGATTAAATAATAAAGAAATAGGAAGACTGCTTTTTATCAGCGAGTTTACCGTTCTTACTCATCGCAGGAATATTATGCGCAAGCTTAATGTAAAAAACACGCCGCAACTTATTGTCGAAAGCATCAAGAGGGGATTAATCAGCATAGGAGATAATTAATACTAAGTTTTTAGTATCATTTTACTAAG comes from Melioribacter roseus P3M-2 and encodes:
- a CDS encoding deoxyribodipyrimidine photo-lyase, with protein sequence MVLPKRVRKLKDAELKNGAVIYWMQRDQRVYDNWALLFAYHRAKERQLPLIVIFNLVPEFLGASLRQYSFMINGLKQVEKKLSKLNIGFKLLSGNPAVTIPAFVKESGCSELITDFNPLRITRKWKKEVHSKIKIPFYDVDAHNIVPCFLASGKQEFAAYTFRPKIQKLLPEFMDDFPPLKKMPVNEFTNIKNDWENLKIKTDASVQEIDWILPGEEAAFEILDSFIESKLEFYSDKKNDPNENALSNLSIHLHFGHISAQRIALEILRRTEHSKSRESFLEELIVRKELSDNFCYYNKKYDSFEGFPEWAQKTLNEHRRDKREYVYSLEELEEGKTHDSLWNAAQFEMKTKGKMHGYLRMYWAKKILEWTNSPEEALKYAIYLNDKHELDGRDPNGYTGIAWSIGGVHDRAWSERPVFGKIRYMNYAGCKRKFDVSKYTINVFK
- a CDS encoding ANTAR domain-containing protein: MKPILILIANKFFLTNYAISCILQDLEGMKVTGAQEEKLKDEIRSQKPDMIIVETDMLKQDSVRLMKEIKEEFPRLKIMALVDSEDLFNLKRLLDLGLTAICPSPSLKKNCKERH
- a CDS encoding response regulator transcription factor; protein product: MQRAALKVYNDQKYYSQDISRKIFDPEFNRTLSEKLSEREYEILRHIAEGLNNKEIGRLLFISEFTVLTHRRNIMRKLNVKNTPQLIVESIKRGLISIGDN